The Cannabis sativa cultivar Pink pepper isolate KNU-18-1 unplaced genomic scaffold, ASM2916894v1 Contig3, whole genome shotgun sequence genome window below encodes:
- the LOC133028927 gene encoding auxin-responsive protein SAUR21-like, translated as MGIGLKGISQAKHKLQRTLSARYGAISANATNDVPKGHLAVYVGESQKKRFVIPISYLNHPLFQNLLNRAEEEFGFDHPTGGLTIPCSEDYFISLTSALS; from the coding sequence ATGGGCATTGGACTGAAAGGAATATCTCAAGCCAAGCATAAACTTCAGAGAACTCTTTCAGCAAGATATGGGGCTATTTCAGCCAATGCTACTAATGATGTTCCAAAAGGTCATTTAGCTGTTTATGTTGGAGAATCACAAAAGAAGAGGTTTGTCATTCCAATATCTTACTTGAACCATCCTTTGTTCCAAAATTTGTTAAACCGAGCTGAGGAGGAATTCGGATTTGACCATCCAACAGGCGGCCTCACAATCCCCTGCAGTGAAGACTACTTCATCAGTCTAACCTCAGCTCTAAGTTGA